The following coding sequences lie in one Arachis hypogaea cultivar Tifrunner chromosome 4, arahy.Tifrunner.gnm2.J5K5, whole genome shotgun sequence genomic window:
- the LOC112796068 gene encoding farnesyl pyrophosphate synthase 1 isoform X2: MDRPGKLNRGLSVIDSYKLLKEGEALTDDEIFLASALGWCIEWLQAYFLVLDDIMDNSHTRRGQPCWFRVPKVGLIAANDGVLLRNHIPRILKNHFKGKPYYVDLLDLFNEVEFQTASGQMIDLITTLEGEKDLSKYTLTLHRRIVQYKTAYYSFYLPVACALLMAGENLDNHVDVKNILVEMGTYFQVQDDYLDCFGDPETIGKIGTDIEDFKCSWLVVKALELSNEQQKKILYEHYGKPDPANVAKVKALYNELNLQGVFEEYESQSYQKIVNSIEAHPSKAVQAVLKSFLAKIYKRQK, from the exons ATGGATCGACCGG GGAAGCTAAACCGTGGATTGTCCGTTATTGACAGCTACAAATTGTTAAAAGAAGGGGAGGCGCTAACTGATGATGAAATATTCCTTGCTAGTGCTCTTGGTTGGTGTATTGAATGG CTTCAGGCATATTTTCTAGTTCTTGACGACATTATGGACAACTCTCACACACGGCGTGGTCAGCCATGCTGGTTCAGAGTACCCAAG GTTGGACTGATTGCAGCAAATGATGGAGTTCTACTACGAAATCATATTCCACGTATTCTTAAGAATCACTTCAAGGGAAAGCCATATTACGTGGATCTTCTTGATCTGTTTAATGAG GTTGAGTTTCAAACTGCTTCAGGACAGATGATTGATCTGATCACTACACTTGAAGGAGAAAAAGACCTATCCAAATACACATTAACGCT TCATCGTCGTATTGTTCAGTACAAGACTGCCTATTATTCGTTTTACCTTCCG GTTGCATGCGCATTGCTCATGGCGGGTGAAAATTTGGATAACCATGTTGATGtaaagaacattcttgttgagatGGGAACATACTTTCAAGTACAG GATGATTATTTGGATTGCTTTGGTGATCCCGAAACAATTGGGAAG ATTGGTACTGATATTGAAGACTTCAAGTGCTCTTGGTTGGTTGTGAAAGCGTTGGAACTTAGCAATgaacaacaaaagaaaattttatat GAACATTATGGGAAGCCTGATCCAGCAAATGTGGCTAAAGTGAAGGCCCTGTATAACGAGCTAAATCTTCAG GGTGTATTTGAGGAGTATGAGAGCCAGAGCTATCAGAAGATTGTAAATTCCATTGAAGCTCATCCTAGCAAAGCAGTGCAAGCTGTGCTCAAGTCTTTTTTGGCTAAAATTTACAAGAGGCAGAAGTAG
- the LOC112796068 gene encoding farnesyl pyrophosphate synthase 1 isoform X1: MADLKSTFLNVYSVLKSELLNDPAFEFSDDARQWIDRMLDYNVPGGKLNRGLSVIDSYKLLKEGEALTDDEIFLASALGWCIEWLQAYFLVLDDIMDNSHTRRGQPCWFRVPKVGLIAANDGVLLRNHIPRILKNHFKGKPYYVDLLDLFNEVEFQTASGQMIDLITTLEGEKDLSKYTLTLHRRIVQYKTAYYSFYLPVACALLMAGENLDNHVDVKNILVEMGTYFQVQDDYLDCFGDPETIGKIGTDIEDFKCSWLVVKALELSNEQQKKILYEHYGKPDPANVAKVKALYNELNLQGVFEEYESQSYQKIVNSIEAHPSKAVQAVLKSFLAKIYKRQK; this comes from the exons ATGGCGGATCTCAAGTCAACATTCCTCAATGTCTACTCCGTTCTCAAATCCGAGCTCCTCAACGACCCCGCTTTCGAGTTCTCCGATGATGCTCGCCAATGGATCGACCGG ATGCTAGACTACAATGTGCCTGGAG GGAAGCTAAACCGTGGATTGTCCGTTATTGACAGCTACAAATTGTTAAAAGAAGGGGAGGCGCTAACTGATGATGAAATATTCCTTGCTAGTGCTCTTGGTTGGTGTATTGAATGG CTTCAGGCATATTTTCTAGTTCTTGACGACATTATGGACAACTCTCACACACGGCGTGGTCAGCCATGCTGGTTCAGAGTACCCAAG GTTGGACTGATTGCAGCAAATGATGGAGTTCTACTACGAAATCATATTCCACGTATTCTTAAGAATCACTTCAAGGGAAAGCCATATTACGTGGATCTTCTTGATCTGTTTAATGAG GTTGAGTTTCAAACTGCTTCAGGACAGATGATTGATCTGATCACTACACTTGAAGGAGAAAAAGACCTATCCAAATACACATTAACGCT TCATCGTCGTATTGTTCAGTACAAGACTGCCTATTATTCGTTTTACCTTCCG GTTGCATGCGCATTGCTCATGGCGGGTGAAAATTTGGATAACCATGTTGATGtaaagaacattcttgttgagatGGGAACATACTTTCAAGTACAG GATGATTATTTGGATTGCTTTGGTGATCCCGAAACAATTGGGAAG ATTGGTACTGATATTGAAGACTTCAAGTGCTCTTGGTTGGTTGTGAAAGCGTTGGAACTTAGCAATgaacaacaaaagaaaattttatat GAACATTATGGGAAGCCTGATCCAGCAAATGTGGCTAAAGTGAAGGCCCTGTATAACGAGCTAAATCTTCAG GGTGTATTTGAGGAGTATGAGAGCCAGAGCTATCAGAAGATTGTAAATTCCATTGAAGCTCATCCTAGCAAAGCAGTGCAAGCTGTGCTCAAGTCTTTTTTGGCTAAAATTTACAAGAGGCAGAAGTAG
- the LOC112796069 gene encoding phosphoglycolate phosphatase 2, with the protein MNSCQVLSRENLTHLLDSVDTFLFDCDGVIWKGDNLIDGVSETLDFLRSKGKKLVFVTNNSLKSRAQYALKFHFLGISVSPDEIFSSSFAAAMYLKLYNFPPQNKVYVIGGDGILEELRLAGFNAFGGPADANKTVDLKQNIFFEHDKSVGAVVVGIDPNINYYKLQYGTLCIRENPGCLFIATNRDAVGHMTAWQEWPGAGCMVAAMCGSTQKEPIVVGKPSTFMMDFLLQKFNVSCSKMCMVGDRLDTDILFGQNAGCKTLLVLSGCTTQSALQDPSNNIHPDFYTSKISDMLDLLEA; encoded by the exons atGAACAGTTGCCAGGTTCTATCACGTGAGAATCTGACTCACCTGCTGGATTCCGTAGACACCTTCCTCTTCGACTGCGACGGCGTCATTTGGAAGGGAGATAACCTCATCGACGGCGTTTCTGAAACCCTCGACTTTCTTCGTTCCAAGGGCAAGAAGCTCGTCTTCGTCACCAACAACTCCCTCAAGTCACGTGCTCAGTACGCCCTCAAGTTTCACTTTTTAGGGATTTCTGTTTCCCCG GATGAgattttctcctcctcttttgcaGCTGCCATGTACTTGAAGCTCTACAATTTCCCTCCTCAAAACAAG gtTTATGTAATTGGTGGGGACGGTATACTGGAGGAGTTGCGCCTTGCTGGCTTCAATGCTTTCGGTGGTCCG GCAGATGCCAATAAAACAGTGGACCTGAAGCAGAACATCTTTTTTGAACACGATAAGAGT GTTGGGGCTGTAGTGGTTGGCATTGATCCTAACATTAACTATTACAAGCTTCA GTATGGAACCCTTTGCATACGTGAGAATCCGGGATGCCTTTTCATTGCTACCAACCGTGATGCAGTTGGACATATGACTGCTTGGCAAGAATGGCCTG GTGCTGGGTGTATGGTTGCTGCTATGTGTGGATCAACCCAGAAGGAGCCTATAGTAGTTGGAAAACCATCAACCTTTATGATGGATTTTTTACTCCAGAA ATTCAACGTAAGTTGCTCCAAGATGTGCATGGTGGGCGATAGACTAGATACCGATATATTGTTTGGACAGAATGCTGGTTGCAAAACTCTTCTTGTTCTATCTG GTTGCACAACTCAATCAGCTCTGCAAGATCCTTCAAATAATATTCACCCTGATTTTTACACAAGCAAGATTTCTGATATGCTTGACTTATTGGAAGCATAA